AGGTAGTAGCCCATTTTAGGGACTACGTTCAGCAACATGTCAAATTCTACGGTGAAGTTCGGGCCGAAGTCTTTGGCTTTCGTGCCACTCAGATAATTGCCGACCGCCAGGTGCAGCCATTTACTTTTATCTGCCATAGCAATCACGGAGCCGTTTGCATTAGTATTCCAGTTTACAGGCAATTCGCCCGTAGCATCGGAGGCAAAATCTTCGGCGTAAATCACCTTTTCACCAGGCACGAAGTCAAACCGGGAGTAAGTCGCCAGCAGGGTATCCTGGGCGTTGAGTGGCTGCCATAAACAGGCCAGCAGGGGCAAAATAATCAGTTTTCGCATATTGTCGGGGTTGTAGATGCAAAGCTATCTTTTCACTTAGGTAGAAAACGCAGTACTATCCTTAGGTTCATTAATTCAGTGATTCTACGGAGGCTGTAACCATTTGTGGTGGCCGTTTTAAGTGTGCTGTTCGGTGTCTGAAATGCAGCATTCGGGGGATCGGTTGCTGAAATCGGCGGATGAATAATTATGTTTCGTAAGTAATTATTTTTTGTACTTTAGTACAAACTGAGTGAACCCATCCACGTTGTAACATGATGCAGTATCTTCCACATAGTGAAAGTACCTTGTTACGCCTGCTTGCAGGTGGTGACCAGCATGCATACCAGCTCCTCTTCGAACGTTACTGGGACCCAATTTACTCCACCGCCTTAATACTGACCAAATCGCCATCACTGGCCGAAGATGTGGCGCAGGATGTGTTTACCATGCTTTGGGAAAAACGCGCGTCCATGGCTGCAGTGGAAAAGCTGGAGAACTTCCTGTTCATCGCCGCCCGCAACACCATCTACACCCGCCTGCGTAAACTTTCTTCCGGCAAGGCCTACCGCGACTACCTGCTGCAAACTTTCCGGGAAACGGAAGGGGCGGGGGTAGACGAGCAGGCAGAGTTCCGGGAACTGGAGCAGCGTGTGATGCACGTGATCCAACAGTTGCCGCCGCAGCAGCAAAAGGCTTTTAAACTGAGTCGCTTCGAGGGCATGCGCCACGAGGAGATTGCCGTGGCCATGGGTTTATCGCGGGTCACGATCAAAAGTTATATTGTGCAGGCCATCGCCACGCTACGTAAAGCGCTGGCTAACAATCCTTCCGGGGCACTTATACTCTTATGGGGACTTCTCTTTTGGGGCAGATAAAAATATTTTTACCCCCGGCACCTCCCTTCTTTATGTTGATGCGTCTTTAATCTGTAACCGGTATTTCACGTTATGGACCAGCACACATTTTCCGCTTTACTGGAAAAGTATCTCAACGACGACCTGAGCCAGGAAGAGCTTTCCCGGCTGCTGGACTCATTGCAGGACGAAAATCTCCGCCGGCAATGGGAATCTGCAATTGGCGGCATGCTCGCCAATCCGCAGCTGCACGGACTATCCGATCGTGCGCAGATGGACCGGGTGCGTAAGGCCATTCTCCGTAAACCACTTTATCGCAGACTGTTACCGTATGCCGCCGCCGCTGCCGTGTTATTCCTGGCTGCTGCCGGGCTTT
This genomic interval from Chitinophaga horti contains the following:
- a CDS encoding RNA polymerase sigma factor, which encodes MMQYLPHSESTLLRLLAGGDQHAYQLLFERYWDPIYSTALILTKSPSLAEDVAQDVFTMLWEKRASMAAVEKLENFLFIAARNTIYTRLRKLSSGKAYRDYLLQTFRETEGAGVDEQAEFRELEQRVMHVIQQLPPQQQKAFKLSRFEGMRHEEIAVAMGLSRVTIKSYIVQAIATLRKALANNPSGALILLWGLLFWGR